From Lolium perenne isolate Kyuss_39 chromosome 5, Kyuss_2.0, whole genome shotgun sequence, a single genomic window includes:
- the LOC127302209 gene encoding probable sarcosine oxidase yields the protein MAAPASERFDVIVVGAGIMGSCAAHAAASRGARVLLLERFDLLHQLGSSHGESRTIRATYPQPHYPPLVRLSRRLWDDAQRDAGYSVLTPTPHVDLGPKDDPAFVAAVANGGATELAAGEGGARPKWAEVFRVPEGWTMASSKLGGVMKATKAVAMFQALAVKMGAVVRDRAEVVDVARKQGDGTIVVRTSSGEEFHGAKCIITIGAWTSKLVKSVTGTDLPVQPLHVLICYWKVKPGHEHELTTEAGFPTFASYGDPYIYSTPSMEYPGLIKIARHGGPPCDPDSRDWAIGSGEGGLVDPVARWIDEVMPGMVDTAGGPVLRQPCMYSMTPDEDFVIDFLGGEEFGMDVVVGAGFSGHGFKMGPAVGKILAEMALDGEARTAAEAGVELRHFRIGRFKGNPMGNAMSF from the exons ATGGCAGCTCCGGCGTCCGAGCGGTTCGACGTGATCGTGGTGGGCGCGGGCATCATGGGAAGCTGCGCGGCCCACGCGGCGGCGTCCCGGGGCGCGCGCGTGCTCCTGCTGGAGCGCTTCGACCTGCTGCACCAGCTCGGCTCGTCGCACGGCGAGTCCCGCACCATCCGCGCCACCTACCCGCAGCCGCACTACCCGCCGCTGGTCCGCCTCTCGCGCCGCCTCTGGGACGACGCCCAGCGCGACGCCGGATACTCCGTGCTCACGCCCACGCCGCACGTCGACCTGGGGCCTAAGGACGATCCCGCGTTCGTCGCCGCCGTCGCTAACGGTGGAGCCACGGAGCTCGCCGCCGGCGAGGGTGGAGCCAGGCCAAAGTGGGCGGAGGTGTTCAGGGTGCCGGAAGGGTGGACGATGGCGAGCAGCAAGTTGGGCGGGGTGATGAAGGCGACCAAGGCCGTGGCCATGTTCCAGGCGCTCGCCGTCAAGATGGGCGCCGTCGTCAGGGACAGGGCCGAGGTGGTCGACGTCGCCAGGAAGCAAG GAGATGGAACGATCGTGGTTCGGACATCGAGCGGCGAGGAGTTCCATGGCGCCAAGTGCATCATTACCATTGGCGCATGGACGAGCAAGTTGGTGAAGTCCGTCACCGGCACCGACCTCCCCGTTCAGCCGCTCCACGTCCTCATCTGCTACTGGAAGGTCAAACCAGGCCACGAGCACGAGCTCACGACGGAGGCCGGATTTCCGACATTTGCTAGCTACGGTGACCCGTACATCTACAGCACGCCATCGATGGAATACCCTGGCCTAATCAAGATCGCCAGGCACGGTGGGCCACCTTGCGACCCAGACAGCAGGGACTGGGCCATCGGCTCCGGGGAAGGAGGGCTGGTGGATCCTGTGGCGCGGTGGATCGACGAGGTGATGCCAGGAATGGTGGACACCGCCGGCGGGCCTGTTCTCCGGCAGCCGTGCATGTACTCCATGACGCCGGATGAGGACTTCGTGATCGACTTCCTGGGCGGGGAGGAGTTCGGGATGGACGTGGTTGTCGGTGCCGGGTTCTCAGGGCACGGCTTCAAGATGGGGCCGGCGGTAGGAAAGATCCTGGCCGAAATGGCGCTGGACGGCGAGGCAAGGACGGCCGCGGAGGCCGGCGTGGAGCTTCGACACTTCAGGATCGGCCGGTTCAAGGGCAACCCGATGGGGAATGCCATGAGTTTCTGA